Part of the Rhizobium sp. WYJ-E13 genome is shown below.
GCATGGGCAAGACGCGCATCATCGCTGAGACCGGCGCCGGCCAGCACGGCGTGGCCTCCGCCACCGTCGCCGCCCGCTTCGGCCTGCCCTGCGTCGTCTACATGGGGGCGACCGACGTCGAGCGCCAGGCGCCGAATGTGTTCCGCATGAAGCTGCTCGGTGCCGAGGTAAAGCCTGTTACGGCTGGCAGCGGCACCTTGAAGGATGCGATGAATGAGGCGCTGCGTGACTGGGTCACCAACGTTGACAATACTTACTACCTGATCGGCACCGCCGCCGGTCCCCACCCCTATCCGGAAATGGTGCGCGATTTCCAGGCCGTCATCGGCACGGAAGCCAGAGAGCAGATCCTTGAGGCCGAAGGCCGCCTGCCTGATCTCGTCATTGCTGCCGTTGGCGGTGGTTCGAATGCGATCGGCATCTTCCATCCCTTCCTTGATGATAAGGAAGTCAAGATCGTCGGCGTCGAAGCCGGTGGCAAGGGCCTGCAGGGTGATGAACATTGCGCCTCGATCACGGCCGGCTCGCCCGGCGTGCTGCATGGCAACCGTACCTATCTGCTGCAGGACGATGACGGGCAGATCAAGGAAGGCCATTCGATCTCGGCTGGTCTCGATTATCCCGGTATCGGCCCGGAACATTCGTGGCTGAATGATATTGGTCGTGCCGAATATGTGCCGATCATGGATCATGAGGCGCTCGATGCCTTCCAGACGCTGACGCGACTCGAAGGTATCATTCCGGCGCTTGAGCCTTCGCATGCGCTTGCCGAAGTTATCAAGCGTGCGCCCAAGATGGGCAAGGACGAGATCATCCTGATGAACCTCTCCGGCCGCGGCGACAAGGACATCTTCACCGTCGGCAAGATCCTGGGAATGGGGCAGTAAGAGATATGACCGCACGTATGGATAAACGCTTCGCCGATTTGAAGGCGGAAGGTCGCCCGGCGCTCGTAACCTATTTCATGGGCGGCGATCCCGACTACGAGACCTCGCTCGGCATCATGAAGGCGCTGCCGGAAGCCGGTTCAGATATCATTGAACTCGGCATGCCGTTCTC
Proteins encoded:
- the trpB gene encoding tryptophan synthase subunit beta, which produces MNETPKPNSFRAGPDEDGRFGIYGGRFVAETLMPLILDLQEEWNKAKDDPEFQAELKHLGAHYIGRPSPLYYAERLTEHLGGAKIYFKREELNHTGSHKINNCIGQILLAKRMGKTRIIAETGAGQHGVASATVAARFGLPCVVYMGATDVERQAPNVFRMKLLGAEVKPVTAGSGTLKDAMNEALRDWVTNVDNTYYLIGTAAGPHPYPEMVRDFQAVIGTEAREQILEAEGRLPDLVIAAVGGGSNAIGIFHPFLDDKEVKIVGVEAGGKGLQGDEHCASITAGSPGVLHGNRTYLLQDDDGQIKEGHSISAGLDYPGIGPEHSWLNDIGRAEYVPIMDHEALDAFQTLTRLEGIIPALEPSHALAEVIKRAPKMGKDEIILMNLSGRGDKDIFTVGKILGMGQ